In Arthrobacter sp. StoSoilB5, one genomic interval encodes:
- a CDS encoding alpha/beta hydrolase → MRTIALRTGINVPCFVQGHLGEANDDGAAPLVLLHAWGESWRSFERLIASLPSVTLVAPDLRGHGGADKPEDGYSLPAVVEDVVAVFDALGFARAHVLGSSSGGYVAQQLAVMHPELVASLTLVGSPLSLHGKPPFASEVEELTDPISGDWVRESLSWYRLLHTVPAAYIEDRVQDGLAMPAAVWKASLRGYYEAVPPSEAGTISAPTLILWGAHDHLVPRHHQETLASRIRGARLRIYEKTGHLVLWECPERVAEDVEGFLSGVAG, encoded by the coding sequence GTGAGGACAATCGCTCTGCGCACCGGGATCAACGTGCCCTGTTTTGTGCAGGGTCACCTTGGTGAAGCGAACGACGACGGCGCGGCGCCCTTGGTCTTGTTGCATGCGTGGGGTGAATCCTGGCGGAGTTTTGAGCGGCTGATTGCCTCGCTGCCGTCCGTTACTCTGGTGGCGCCGGACCTACGCGGCCATGGTGGGGCCGACAAGCCAGAAGACGGGTACTCGCTGCCAGCGGTTGTGGAAGACGTAGTTGCAGTGTTTGATGCGTTGGGTTTCGCGAGGGCTCACGTCTTGGGTTCATCCAGCGGGGGATACGTGGCGCAACAACTCGCTGTGATGCATCCGGAGCTCGTGGCCTCACTGACTCTGGTGGGATCTCCCTTGAGCCTGCACGGGAAACCACCGTTTGCGAGCGAAGTCGAGGAGCTCACTGATCCAATTTCGGGGGACTGGGTCCGTGAGTCTTTGTCCTGGTACCGGCTGCTGCACACCGTGCCCGCCGCGTACATCGAGGACAGGGTGCAGGATGGTTTGGCCATGCCGGCAGCCGTTTGGAAGGCTTCCCTGCGCGGCTACTACGAGGCTGTCCCGCCATCGGAAGCCGGCACCATCTCAGCCCCGACGCTCATCCTGTGGGGCGCGCATGACCACCTGGTCCCACGACACCATCAAGAAACCCTTGCCAGCCGTATCCGTGGTGCTCGGTTAAGGATCTACGAGAAGACGGGGCACTTGGTGTTGTGGGAGTGCCCGGAGCGGGTTGCTGAGGATGTTGAGGGGTTTCTGTCGGGGGTTGCGGGGTAG
- a CDS encoding SLC13 family permease: MTKTDYQAAPTSVDDVQEAGSKRPNRSRRILLITAAVIAVLGLAALMFGGAIFNPAATSGTEPTLTATQIIPLVILVVMFVVATKWPLNIGVMGLVASFGVGYFMLGMTDKEILEDFPASIVLTIIGVTYFFSMANRNGTIDIIVQNCVRLVRGKTLLLPWVFFLIAAALTSLGTFSPAAVALLAPAAMGFAYESRIHPVLMGAFVINGAHAGGFSPLSVAGVLVHNIAHDNGFPISQGGLFAASFAINLLLSALSLALFAVLGKLKDGAGVQNMDLETPRTTRPHGQQIITLLLIAVMLVCTLGFRMPIGFVALSAGLLLALINIKEHRTFIGGVSWSTVLLVAGMITYVSLLQHVGVIDTLAEMALALGAPLLIALVLCYVIGVGSAFASSTALLTAFIPLAGPLLASSTLSASGTVAALAIAATVVDVSPFSTDGALIVANAQESDRQRVYKQLMIYAGGVVLVAPAMAWALLVPTGIL; encoded by the coding sequence ATGACTAAGACCGATTACCAAGCCGCCCCCACATCAGTGGATGATGTTCAGGAGGCTGGTTCCAAACGTCCCAACCGCAGCCGCCGTATCCTGCTGATAACAGCAGCCGTGATTGCTGTCCTGGGTCTGGCCGCTCTGATGTTCGGAGGCGCCATTTTCAACCCGGCGGCCACCTCGGGAACGGAGCCGACCTTGACCGCTACGCAGATCATTCCCTTGGTCATCCTCGTGGTCATGTTCGTTGTCGCTACCAAGTGGCCCCTGAACATCGGTGTGATGGGGCTGGTAGCCTCGTTCGGCGTCGGGTATTTCATGCTGGGAATGACCGATAAGGAGATCCTGGAGGACTTCCCGGCCAGCATCGTCCTGACGATCATCGGCGTGACGTACTTCTTCAGCATGGCAAACCGCAATGGAACCATCGACATCATCGTGCAGAACTGTGTGCGCCTCGTCAGGGGTAAGACGCTGCTGCTGCCGTGGGTCTTCTTCCTTATTGCTGCCGCGCTGACCTCGCTGGGCACGTTCTCGCCGGCCGCCGTCGCACTTCTGGCACCTGCTGCCATGGGATTCGCTTACGAGTCACGCATCCACCCCGTCCTCATGGGTGCCTTCGTCATCAATGGCGCACACGCCGGTGGGTTCTCGCCACTCTCGGTTGCCGGCGTCCTGGTCCACAACATCGCACATGACAACGGCTTCCCCATTTCCCAGGGCGGACTCTTCGCGGCGAGCTTCGCCATCAACCTGCTCCTCTCGGCACTCTCCCTGGCTTTGTTCGCGGTCTTGGGCAAGCTGAAGGACGGCGCCGGGGTCCAGAACATGGACCTCGAAACTCCCCGCACCACGCGGCCTCACGGCCAGCAGATCATCACGCTTCTGCTGATCGCCGTCATGCTCGTCTGCACGTTGGGCTTCCGGATGCCGATTGGCTTTGTTGCCCTTTCCGCCGGCCTGCTGCTGGCGCTGATCAACATCAAGGAACACCGGACCTTCATTGGCGGCGTTTCCTGGTCCACCGTCCTCCTGGTGGCCGGCATGATTACGTACGTCTCCCTGCTGCAGCATGTGGGAGTTATCGACACCCTTGCAGAGATGGCTTTGGCGCTCGGCGCACCGCTGCTGATCGCGTTGGTTCTCTGCTACGTGATCGGCGTCGGCTCTGCATTTGCCTCGTCCACAGCGCTGCTGACCGCCTTCATCCCGCTCGCCGGGCCGCTGCTGGCCTCCAGCACGTTGAGTGCATCCGGAACGGTCGCAGCCCTGGCTATCGCAGCAACCGTGGTGGATGTTTCGCCCTTCTCCACCGACGGCGCACTGATCGTGGCCAACGCCCAGGAGTCAGACCGTCAGCGCGTCTACAAGCAGCTGATGATCTACGCCGGTGGAGTGGTCCTGGTGGCGCCCGCTATGGCTTGGGCCCTCCTCGTTCCGACCGGCATCCTCTAA
- a CDS encoding PrpF domain-containing protein, with amino-acid sequence MKIEAEWMRGGTSKCWVFEGEHLDETHKDLDSLLPRLFGSPDHRQIDGVGGSTSTTSKAMILRRPADQDVDVEFTFAQVGIEEAAVDWGSNCGNCSAVVGLYAIEKGWVTPSGDNTRIVTRNTNTGQIIIQRVATPAGALPIVPNAEMPGVVFPGYRVGLGFKDPAGKTTGKLLPTGEPTDTISAGGTRWTVSMVDAGAPVVIVKAEELGLDTARFESWQAGVMLQLDTLDQIRRQAAVRMGLAPTVKDAARAIPKLAIVGAPGAGDTGDVNVMMLSMGKPHPALAITGSIALTLAASTPGTVLNSITGSEPRSILRLRTPAGVIETWSEERDGSLLVGVDRTARTIATTTLHLPELLGSAVEPSFASAAQ; translated from the coding sequence ATGAAGATTGAAGCGGAATGGATGCGTGGAGGCACCAGCAAGTGCTGGGTCTTCGAAGGTGAACACCTGGACGAAACCCACAAGGACCTCGACTCGTTGCTGCCCCGGCTTTTCGGCAGCCCGGACCACCGCCAAATTGACGGCGTCGGAGGATCAACCTCCACCACCAGCAAGGCCATGATTCTGCGCCGTCCCGCCGACCAGGATGTCGACGTCGAGTTCACCTTCGCGCAGGTCGGCATCGAGGAAGCGGCCGTGGACTGGGGGAGTAACTGTGGAAACTGCTCCGCAGTTGTTGGACTGTACGCGATCGAGAAGGGCTGGGTGACGCCCAGCGGTGACAACACCCGAATCGTCACGCGCAACACCAACACAGGCCAGATCATCATCCAGCGCGTTGCCACCCCCGCGGGGGCTCTGCCGATCGTCCCGAATGCGGAGATGCCCGGCGTCGTATTTCCCGGCTACCGGGTGGGCCTGGGCTTCAAGGATCCCGCCGGAAAGACGACCGGGAAGCTGCTGCCCACCGGCGAACCGACGGACACGATAAGCGCTGGCGGGACGCGCTGGACAGTTTCAATGGTCGACGCCGGAGCTCCGGTTGTGATCGTCAAGGCTGAGGAGCTGGGCCTGGACACCGCCCGCTTCGAAAGTTGGCAGGCGGGAGTAATGCTTCAGTTGGACACCCTGGACCAGATCCGGCGGCAGGCCGCAGTCCGCATGGGCCTTGCCCCAACCGTCAAGGATGCCGCCCGCGCTATCCCCAAGCTCGCGATAGTCGGTGCCCCCGGCGCGGGGGACACCGGCGATGTCAACGTCATGATGCTCTCCATGGGCAAGCCCCACCCGGCCCTGGCAATTACCGGAAGCATCGCCCTGACGCTTGCAGCAAGCACCCCAGGAACTGTCCTCAACAGCATCACGGGCAGTGAACCGCGGTCCATCCTGCGGCTTCGTACTCCTGCGGGCGTGATCGAGACCTGGAGCGAAGAACGCGACGGGTCCTTGTTGGTCGGGGTGGACCGTACGGCACGCACTATCGCCACCACTACCCTGCATCTCCCGGAACTCCTCGGCAGCGCCGTCGAGCCTTCCTTCGCATCAGCCGCCCAATAA
- a CDS encoding LysR family transcriptional regulator yields the protein MLNDHGQELFDIRRLALLVEVVEQGSITAAADLMLYTPSAVSQQLRKLEQEVGQPLLTRRSRGVVPTEAGQVLAGHARKMVGQMRAARNDLDQIAGLRRGSLTVGTFPTLAGSFLPLVIRAFKKRYPAISLSVRSARFEELVSDLESGETGLCLLWDYPWNRFHDDAIRTTEVFQESTVILVAKGHPLADLDEVKMEDLKKESWIVRADAHPVVEVLRRSANEAGFEPTIGFLANDYQEAQAMVSVGMGVAMVPKTAVALQHPDVRVLSLGAAAPLRRVLLAQRQDKVYAPAEVAFHTTLLEIARDHVGDYL from the coding sequence ATGCTTAATGATCATGGCCAGGAATTATTCGACATCCGGCGGTTGGCTCTGCTGGTTGAGGTGGTGGAGCAAGGATCCATCACTGCTGCGGCCGATCTGATGCTGTACACGCCATCGGCGGTCTCCCAACAACTGCGCAAGCTTGAGCAGGAAGTAGGGCAGCCGCTTCTTACCCGCCGCTCGCGTGGCGTGGTGCCGACAGAAGCCGGCCAGGTGCTCGCCGGGCACGCCCGCAAAATGGTGGGACAGATGCGCGCCGCCCGGAACGACCTGGACCAGATCGCTGGACTTCGACGCGGGTCCCTGACAGTGGGCACGTTTCCCACCCTCGCCGGATCGTTCTTGCCGCTCGTGATCCGCGCTTTCAAGAAGCGATACCCGGCCATCAGCCTGTCCGTCCGCAGCGCCCGTTTTGAGGAACTGGTCTCGGACCTCGAATCCGGAGAGACCGGCCTTTGCCTGCTCTGGGACTACCCTTGGAATCGCTTCCATGACGACGCTATCCGGACAACCGAAGTTTTCCAGGAAAGCACAGTCATCCTGGTGGCTAAAGGACACCCCCTCGCCGACCTCGATGAAGTAAAGATGGAGGATCTGAAAAAGGAATCCTGGATCGTGCGTGCGGACGCGCACCCCGTGGTGGAAGTCCTCCGACGCTCGGCCAACGAAGCCGGCTTCGAGCCCACCATCGGATTCTTGGCCAACGACTACCAGGAAGCACAGGCCATGGTCAGCGTTGGAATGGGCGTCGCAATGGTGCCGAAAACCGCCGTCGCACTCCAACACCCCGACGTCCGGGTCCTGAGCCTCGGAGCTGCTGCCCCACTGCGCCGGGTGCTCCTTGCCCAACGCCAGGACAAGGTCTATGCCCCCGCCGAGGTCGCGTTCCACACAACTCTTTTGGAAATCGCCCGGGACCACGTTGGGGATTACCTCTAA
- a CDS encoding phosphatase PAP2 family protein, with the protein MPFPDRPPSNAPGDPGDTSGVLHDKLTIPERYVAPRSQKVLYVIAVILAVVGAGSFFLILAEVKQKIDLATVDETVSSWFVSQRSPAATTIMGVLATIFGPIVMPIIVAAVTGIWIIRARKLWRPLLLAGAMLTGLILAQVITRLVERPRPPMDLMVLGADSTYSFPSGHVLGASDFLLVGAFLVFSRRRRIGAVIGGFSAAVAGIASQAISRLYLGYHWLTDVLASVSLSLIVLAAVIALDTWRTTKALPGPEEMAAKKRPRPA; encoded by the coding sequence ATGCCCTTCCCGGACAGACCGCCGTCGAACGCCCCCGGAGACCCTGGAGACACATCCGGGGTCCTTCACGACAAGCTCACAATCCCGGAACGATACGTTGCACCCCGGAGTCAAAAGGTCCTTTACGTCATCGCGGTTATCCTCGCGGTGGTCGGCGCCGGATCCTTCTTCCTCATCCTCGCCGAGGTAAAGCAAAAAATAGATCTGGCCACAGTTGATGAAACAGTCAGCTCGTGGTTCGTGAGCCAACGCTCGCCGGCGGCGACAACGATCATGGGTGTCCTTGCCACCATTTTTGGCCCCATAGTGATGCCCATCATCGTGGCGGCCGTGACCGGGATCTGGATAATCAGGGCGAGGAAACTCTGGCGCCCCCTCTTGCTGGCTGGCGCTATGCTGACCGGCTTGATCCTCGCCCAAGTCATTACGCGTTTGGTCGAACGGCCAAGACCGCCCATGGATCTCATGGTGCTCGGCGCTGACAGCACCTACTCCTTTCCCTCGGGCCACGTACTCGGCGCATCCGACTTCCTTCTGGTGGGAGCATTCCTCGTCTTTTCGCGGCGCCGCAGGATAGGTGCCGTTATTGGCGGCTTCAGTGCCGCCGTCGCAGGGATCGCCTCCCAGGCCATCAGCCGGCTCTACCTGGGGTACCACTGGCTAACGGACGTCCTCGCTTCCGTCTCTTTGTCACTCATAGTGCTGGCCGCCGTGATTGCCTTGGACACATGGCGCACCACCAAGGCGCTGCCCGGGCCGGAAGAGATGGCTGCGAAAAAGCGCCCGCGGCCCGCATGA
- a CDS encoding HAMP domain-containing sensor histidine kinase: MTEQPLLRTAARIFRKLTPRARVAVCELPLTLVVAALFVSAPALWPNLIQNGLFVTGILMHGILFLSCFLLPWERLSPGASLAIPVLDLVALAFTRSGAYGSLPGLGVLALFPVIWLSASGLRTRSSLIISFMGPLVIALPPFISHLPKPPSSDMFSVTVLPLVMLAVAITIRLSGSNARIQQQRVRQRDQALRQLLAASRDREMLLATILDTIDVGIVAVDSKGETLLTNTQQKEFHRVATPARTGAAPAKDEVLIFGQDRLTPLPPEKSPVQRAVQGETYSDYLVWFGTGAEQRAISTAARSMKYGVDEGFGGAVIVFRDVTDVVQALAAKDELVANVSHEFGSPLTSILGNLDLVLRGDEELSDRATTRLEVAERNAERLRVLVDDLLMSAAAVESIHLRRTDVAGLVENSLVSAHAQADFANVGLVADVPSPLWADADPLRLGQALDNLVSNAIKYSPGGGRVTVRAARNDGWIQLEVQDTGMGMTTEETSKIFTRFFRTGAARQAAIPGVGLGLSITKSIVERHGGSITCTSKPGRGSTFTVSLPATPSQENMKA; the protein is encoded by the coding sequence TTGACTGAGCAGCCTTTGCTTCGCACAGCCGCCCGAATCTTCAGGAAACTCACGCCCAGAGCCCGGGTAGCCGTCTGCGAATTGCCTTTGACTCTGGTAGTTGCAGCATTGTTCGTCTCTGCCCCGGCCCTCTGGCCAAATCTCATTCAGAACGGGTTATTTGTCACCGGGATCCTCATGCATGGGATCCTTTTCCTGAGTTGCTTCCTGCTACCTTGGGAGCGGCTCTCGCCGGGCGCAAGCCTGGCCATCCCCGTTCTGGATCTGGTTGCCCTCGCATTCACGCGAAGTGGTGCCTACGGCTCTCTACCAGGCCTTGGGGTGCTCGCGCTTTTTCCCGTGATCTGGTTATCCGCCTCGGGTCTGCGAACCAGGTCCAGCCTCATTATCAGTTTCATGGGTCCTCTGGTCATTGCACTCCCACCCTTCATTTCGCACCTGCCTAAGCCGCCGTCCTCCGACATGTTCTCGGTTACCGTCTTGCCTCTGGTGATGTTGGCGGTGGCAATCACCATCCGGCTCTCCGGCTCGAATGCCCGGATTCAGCAACAGCGAGTCAGACAGCGCGACCAAGCCCTGCGCCAATTGCTTGCGGCCAGCAGGGACCGCGAAATGCTGCTTGCGACAATCCTGGACACGATCGACGTCGGAATTGTCGCCGTCGATTCCAAGGGCGAGACGCTTTTGACCAACACCCAACAAAAAGAATTCCATCGCGTGGCAACTCCGGCCCGGACCGGCGCAGCTCCTGCAAAGGACGAAGTCCTGATCTTTGGCCAAGACCGGCTGACGCCACTTCCACCGGAAAAGAGCCCTGTTCAAAGGGCAGTCCAGGGTGAAACATATTCCGATTACCTCGTGTGGTTCGGTACAGGAGCCGAACAGCGGGCCATTTCGACCGCCGCTCGCAGCATGAAATATGGCGTGGACGAAGGGTTCGGCGGTGCCGTCATTGTGTTCCGAGACGTGACCGACGTCGTTCAGGCCCTCGCGGCCAAGGACGAACTGGTTGCCAATGTCTCGCACGAATTCGGATCCCCGCTGACCTCGATCCTGGGCAACCTGGACCTGGTGCTCCGTGGGGATGAAGAGCTTTCCGATAGGGCAACCACCCGATTGGAAGTCGCCGAGCGCAACGCCGAGCGGCTCCGCGTCTTGGTGGATGATCTGCTCATGTCCGCCGCCGCAGTGGAGAGCATCCACTTACGGCGTACTGACGTTGCGGGCCTGGTTGAAAACAGCTTGGTCTCAGCCCATGCGCAGGCGGATTTTGCGAATGTGGGCCTCGTGGCCGATGTACCTTCACCACTGTGGGCTGATGCAGATCCGTTGAGGCTGGGACAGGCCCTGGATAACCTCGTGTCCAATGCCATCAAATACTCGCCAGGTGGCGGACGGGTTACCGTGCGGGCGGCTCGGAACGACGGATGGATCCAGCTGGAAGTTCAAGATACCGGCATGGGCATGACCACGGAGGAGACCTCCAAGATTTTCACACGCTTCTTCCGGACCGGCGCTGCCCGCCAGGCCGCGATTCCAGGGGTTGGCCTTGGACTGTCCATCACAAAGTCCATTGTGGAACGACACGGCGGCAGCATCACGTGCACCAGTAAACCGGGAAGAGGCAGCACCTTTACGGTTTCGCTTCCGGCCACCCCATCCCAGGAGAACATGAAGGCATAG
- a CDS encoding response regulator transcription factor produces MSEPGVAVVIEDDEDVRNLVGAILREAGFVVHSAATGREGVEVVRHHQAVAVTLDVGLPDMDGHEVLRRIRQFSDAYVVMLTARRDEPDTLTAFLTGADDYVKKPFLPRELRARVTAMMRRPRMGTGLSLPEEAASSGLVRSNGRHDALIEHNGLSLNYKSRAVALDGSPLTLTRSEFDLLLDLLRNPEEVRTRADLVRAARGDYYDDDAYISEADERAVETHIGNLRRKLHEDSQNPRFLQTIRGVGYRLAPKRPD; encoded by the coding sequence ATGAGCGAGCCTGGGGTTGCTGTAGTCATTGAGGATGATGAAGACGTCCGGAACTTGGTGGGCGCCATCCTGAGAGAGGCGGGATTTGTAGTCCATTCCGCCGCGACTGGACGCGAAGGCGTCGAGGTTGTCCGACATCATCAAGCCGTGGCGGTGACACTGGACGTCGGGCTTCCTGACATGGATGGCCATGAGGTTTTGCGGCGAATCCGGCAATTCAGTGATGCGTATGTTGTCATGCTCACTGCGCGCCGCGATGAACCGGACACACTGACCGCTTTCCTGACGGGTGCCGACGACTATGTAAAGAAACCATTTCTGCCGCGCGAGCTAAGAGCAAGGGTCACAGCGATGATGCGGCGGCCCCGCATGGGAACTGGGCTTTCTTTGCCCGAAGAAGCCGCCAGCAGTGGTTTAGTCCGTTCAAATGGACGGCATGACGCCCTCATTGAACACAATGGATTGTCCTTAAACTACAAGTCCCGGGCTGTTGCCCTTGATGGTTCTCCCCTGACTTTGACCAGAAGTGAATTCGATCTGCTGTTGGATTTGCTTCGAAACCCGGAGGAAGTGCGGACAAGGGCTGACTTGGTTCGTGCTGCCCGTGGTGACTATTACGACGACGACGCTTATATCAGCGAGGCCGACGAACGGGCTGTTGAGACTCACATCGGCAATCTTCGCCGAAAGCTGCATGAAGATTCACAAAATCCCAGGTTTCTGCAGACGATCCGGGGAGTCGGCTATCGGCTGGCCCCAAAAAGACCGGATTAG
- a CDS encoding Hpt domain-containing protein: MFSSDFSEVDERGDSDRTGPAKGSPWMPAASRRPILDLAEFQLLEDQVGDPRTARIFASDFARLWRVRYEALAAAVERGDEAAALDTILSLRTSSAMVGGVRLSVLAAQLEEHILNGELRDAQPLLNDIADCGQRTVKELRESYVLRNESPEPDPIS; encoded by the coding sequence ATGTTCAGTTCAGATTTCAGCGAGGTCGACGAGCGTGGGGACTCCGACCGTACCGGCCCGGCGAAGGGCTCCCCATGGATGCCCGCCGCCAGCAGGCGGCCGATACTGGACCTCGCCGAATTCCAACTGTTGGAAGATCAGGTGGGCGATCCGCGCACAGCGCGCATTTTTGCAAGCGACTTTGCGAGGCTCTGGCGAGTACGGTACGAAGCCCTCGCTGCCGCCGTCGAGCGTGGTGACGAAGCGGCAGCCCTGGACACGATCCTGAGCCTCAGGACCTCTTCCGCCATGGTGGGCGGCGTTCGCCTTTCGGTTCTCGCAGCCCAACTTGAGGAACATATTCTGAACGGTGAATTACGCGATGCCCAGCCTCTCCTGAATGACATTGCCGACTGTGGTCAGCGCACGGTCAAGGAGTTAAGGGAAAGCTACGTACTGAGGAATGAAAGTCCGGAACCGGATCCTATCTCCTAA
- a CDS encoding type II secretion system F family protein, producing MHPFLLLSLLLVPLPSAYFAWSLLSADRRTPRAVRELLSRGQIAIEVEQQSKSGALERLGYRLTPGSYVQKLDRLLSLAGRPASLPLGRVLAAKPALGLLGAIFGLFITTSSQSGLIKLVGIFVVLLGYFIPDLMLYSKGQERQKKIQLELANTMDQMLISVEAGLGFEGAMARAGENGKGPLAEELVRTLQDMQVGRSRRESYLALAQRTNIPELRSFVQAVIQADTYGIAISRVLKVQAKVMRVKRRQRAEEKAMKLPVTILFPLLFFIFPVLFIAILGPAVINTITTLSGG from the coding sequence TTGCACCCTTTCCTGCTTTTATCCTTATTGCTCGTTCCCCTGCCGAGTGCGTATTTCGCGTGGTCCCTTCTTTCAGCTGATCGTAGAACGCCGCGTGCAGTCCGCGAGCTGCTCTCGCGGGGTCAAATCGCCATTGAGGTGGAGCAACAAAGCAAGAGCGGGGCTTTGGAGCGCCTGGGCTACAGGCTTACCCCTGGAAGTTACGTCCAGAAACTGGACAGACTACTGTCGTTGGCCGGGCGTCCCGCCTCGCTCCCGCTTGGCCGAGTCCTCGCAGCCAAGCCGGCGCTTGGCCTTCTCGGTGCAATTTTCGGTTTGTTTATCACTACCAGCAGCCAGAGTGGACTCATCAAGCTTGTGGGAATCTTTGTTGTCCTGCTGGGATATTTCATTCCGGACCTGATGCTTTACAGCAAAGGTCAGGAACGGCAGAAGAAGATACAGCTGGAACTCGCCAACACCATGGATCAAATGCTCATTTCCGTCGAGGCCGGCTTGGGCTTCGAAGGAGCCATGGCTCGCGCGGGAGAAAACGGCAAGGGACCGCTGGCGGAGGAGCTTGTGCGGACACTCCAGGACATGCAGGTTGGTCGGAGCCGGCGCGAGTCCTATCTTGCCTTGGCACAACGGACCAATATTCCTGAACTCCGAAGCTTTGTGCAGGCGGTTATACAGGCAGACACCTACGGGATTGCCATTAGCCGCGTCCTCAAGGTCCAGGCGAAGGTCATGAGGGTTAAGCGCCGCCAGCGGGCGGAAGAGAAGGCAATGAAGCTTCCGGTAACAATTCTCTTTCCCTTGCTGTTCTTCATCTTTCCGGTCTTGTTTATTGCCATCCTGGGTCCCGCAGTCATCAACACCATAACGACGCTCAGTGGTGGATGA
- a CDS encoding type II secretion system F family protein, translated as MMLFTGLALMLSAIVLFGVAVILPKAPEVPLDRRRPYQLGPGSHLTRFTGSTTDALHRVLTQRNVRLFNREELDNAGVRMSQADFVVLVIAGAVVGALIGLVVGGIIGAILLSVLAPFVARLVLKFRAGKRRDKFDDQLGDTLQLLSGGLRAGHSILRAIDAAATESVSPTSEEMRRVITETSLGRDLQASLNDTAERMRNEDFVWIAQAIQINREVGGNLADVLDQVNDTIRERSEIKGHIKSLAAEGKFSAYILMALPVGIVIMLMIVNPGYMNVMFTNPLGWGMIAASLIFMTIGGLWMRKIIDLKF; from the coding sequence ATGATGCTTTTCACGGGACTGGCCCTTATGCTCTCAGCCATCGTGCTCTTCGGGGTAGCTGTTATTCTGCCAAAGGCTCCCGAGGTCCCCTTGGACCGGAGGAGGCCCTACCAGTTGGGTCCAGGTTCCCACTTGACTCGATTTACCGGGTCCACAACTGATGCGCTTCATCGTGTGCTGACACAGCGAAACGTGCGGCTTTTCAACCGCGAAGAGCTGGACAATGCCGGCGTGCGAATGAGCCAGGCGGATTTCGTTGTCCTGGTGATTGCAGGCGCGGTGGTAGGCGCTTTGATTGGGCTGGTTGTCGGCGGCATTATCGGTGCCATTCTCCTCAGTGTTTTGGCACCCTTCGTGGCCCGGCTGGTCCTGAAGTTCCGGGCGGGCAAACGGCGTGACAAGTTCGATGATCAGCTTGGCGATACACTCCAGTTGCTTTCCGGTGGCCTACGGGCTGGCCACAGCATCCTGCGCGCCATCGATGCCGCTGCTACGGAATCGGTCAGCCCCACATCCGAAGAAATGCGCAGGGTCATCACGGAGACAAGTCTGGGAAGGGACTTGCAAGCCTCCCTGAACGATACTGCGGAGAGAATGCGGAACGAGGATTTCGTGTGGATAGCCCAGGCGATCCAGATCAACCGCGAGGTGGGCGGGAACCTTGCTGACGTGCTGGACCAGGTGAACGACACCATTCGAGAACGCAGCGAGATCAAAGGACACATCAAGTCCCTCGCTGCAGAGGGAAAGTTTTCCGCCTACATTCTGATGGCTCTTCCGGTGGGAATCGTCATCATGCTCATGATCGTCAACCCCGGCTATATGAATGTGATGTTCACGAATCCGCTCGGTTGGGGCATGATTGCCGCTTCCCTCATCTTTATGACCATTGGTGGTCTGTGGATGCGCAAAATCATCGACTTGAAGTTTTGA